In Puntigrus tetrazona isolate hp1 chromosome 7, ASM1883169v1, whole genome shotgun sequence, the following are encoded in one genomic region:
- the LOC122349355 gene encoding syntenin-1: MSLYPSLEDMKVDKFMKSQNTPTASPLKALPPAEPEPYYDTKFEEIGTSSRLYPELNEFMGLNISEEAQQTLSSSVPDQTSGALSVCTYGMSWAAAPITGSDLGVKRAEIRHGVRELVLCKDMDGKIGLRLKVIDNGVFVQLVQANTPAALAGLRFGDQILQINGKSCAGWSSDNAHKELKNANPEKITLAVRDRPLERTLTLHKDMTGQLGFLFKKGRITSIVKDSSAARNGLLTDHQICEINGQNIIGLKDSQITDILNSSGGVVTVTVMPVVIFEHMMKRMSSSIVKSLMDHSIPEV; this comes from the exons ATGTCGCTGTATCCATCCCTAGAAGACATGAAGGTGGATAAGTTCATGAAG TCGCAGAACACTCCTACTGCAAGTCCATTAAAAGCTTTACCTCCAGCAGAACCCGAGCCTTACTACGATACAAAGTTCGAAGAGATAG GTACTTCCAGCAGGTTGTACCCTGAGCTGAATGAGTTTATGGGTCTAAATATCAGTGAAGAAGCTCAACAAACTCTTTCCTCTTCGGTTCCTGACCAGACCAgtggg GCTCTTAGTGTCTGCACGTATGGAATGAGCTGGGCGGCAGCCCCCATAACAGGAAGTGACCTGGGGGTGAAGCGGGCAGAGATTCGACATGGCGTGCGGGAGTTGGTGCTGTGCAAAGACATGGATGGGAAGATTGGTCTCCGCCTCAAAGTCATAGATAAT GGCGTGTTTGTGCAATTAGTGCAGGCTAACACTCCTGCAGCACTGGCTGGGCTGCGCTTTGGTGATCAGATTCTGCAGATCAATGGCAAATCTTGTGCTGGCTGGAGTAGTGATAATGCACATAAGGAGCTTAAGAACGCCAACCCAGAGAAGATCACTTTGGCTGTGCGAGACAG GCCATTGGAGCGAACTCTTACTCTTCACAAGGACATGACCGGGCAGCTCggctttctttttaaaaagggtCGAATCACCTCAATAGTAAAAGACAGCTCAGCTGCACGTAACGGCCTCCTTACTGATCATCAGATCTGTGAGATCAATGGTCAGAATATAATCGGACTGAAG GACTCCCAAATCACAGACATCCTTAATTCCAGCGGTGGGGTTGTCACGGTTACTGTGATGCCAGTGGTCATCTTTGAACACATGATGAAAAG GATGTCCAGCAGTATTGTAAAGTCGCTAATGGACCATTCTATTCCTGAAGTGTGA
- the LOC122349354 gene encoding cytochrome P450 7A1, which produces MATFLVIITTILLTFWIVWVCGYSRKRREGEPPLITGWLPFIGVTLDYVSNPLSFLRETQKKYGNVFTCKIAGKYFTFVTDPFSFSIVMRQSKNLDFQKFAIGFSHRVFGHADFSSLLLSESYKEVHSIFRQTLQGLSLQQLSESMLGNLQMVLERGLPYEHDWLEEGLQSFTNRIMFEAGFLTLFGKNPGSLQADDMSGTRICMQKMVQDFLVFDHAFPVLAAGVPIGLCTKAWRAREALAEELLNDKLHCRKCISDLIQRRMNVFDRMHLDESGKAKTHVCMLWASQANTLPAAFWSLYYTLRSVEAFTAACTEVNRVFLGQLINNQDQTICLSREQLDSMAVLESIIEEALRLSSASMMIRVASDDFTLTLDSDQTADVRKGDYIALYPQLIHLDPEIYPSPTEFKYNRFLDEKGQRKSNFFKNDRKLKHYLLPFGSGASECPGRFFAVHEIKQFLALTLWNYDLQLSDPDATVVPDSTRAGLGILPPSRDVLLRYRRKTNQQL; this is translated from the exons ATGGCTACCTTTCTTGTCATTATTACGACGATTCTTCTTACATTTTGGATAGTGTGGGTATGCGGATACTCACGGAAAAG GAGAGAAGGGGAACCTCCATTAATTACTGGTTGGCTGCCATTCATTGGTGTCACGTTGGATTATGTTTCAAACCCTTTAAGCTTCTTAAGAGAGACTCAGAAAAAATATGGGAATGTTTTCACATGTAAGATTGCTGGGAAGTACTTCACTTTTGTAACAGACCCATTTTCTTTCTCCATTGTGATGCGGCAAAGCAAAAATCTTGACTTTCAGAAGTTTGCGATTGGTTTTTCACACCGG GTCTTTGGTCATGCTGACTTTAGCTCTTTGCTGCTCAGTGAGAGTTATAAGGAAGTTCACAGCATTTTTCGACAGACACTTCAAGGCCTGTCCCTGCAGCAGCTATCAGAGTCCATGCTAGGCAATCTGCAGATGGTTTTGGAACGCGGTCTACCATATGAGCATGACTGGCTTGAAGAGGGTCTTCAGAGCTTCACAAACCGCATCATGTTTGAGGCAGGGTTTCTTACTCTGTTTGGAAAGAATCCAGGGTCTCTACAGGCCGATGACATGTCAGGCACCAGAATATGCATGCAGAAAATGGTGCAAGACTTTTTGGTGTTTGATCATGCTTTCCCTGTACTGGCTGCAGGGGTTCCCATTGGTTTGTGCACAAAAGCATGGCGGGCAAGGGAAGCCTTAGCAGAAGAATTGCTAAATGATAAGCTTCATTGCCGGAAATGCATCTCAGATCTGATTCAGCGCAGAATGAATGTATTTGACCGCATGCATTTGGATGAAAGTGGAAAAGCAAAGACACATGTGTGCATGCTATGGGCATCACAGGCTAATACTCTGCCAGCAGCTTTCTGGAGCCTGTACTATACATTGAG GTCTGTTGAAGCTTTCACCGCTGCTTGCACAGAGGTCAACAGGGTTTTTTTAGGTCAGTTAATAAACAACCAGGACCAAACAATCTGCCTTTCTAGAGAGCAGCTGGACTCTATGGCTGTGTTAG aaaGTATTATTGAAGAAGCGCTTCGCCTGTCTAGTGCCTCCATGATGATACGTGTTGCCAGTGATGACTTTACACTGACACTGGATTCAGATCAGACAGCTGATGTGAGAAAAGGAGATTACATTGCTCTTTACCCCCAACTCATACACCTGGATCCGGAAATCTACCCTAGCCCTAca GAGTTCAAATATAACCGCTTCCTGGATGAAAAAGGTCAACGAAAGAgtaatttcttcaaaaatgatCGCAAACTAAAGCATTACTTGTTGCCGTTTGGTTCTGGCGCAAGCGAGTGTCCTGGCCGTTTTTTTGCAGTACATGAGATTAAACAGTTCCTCGCGCTGACACTGTGGAATTATGACCTACAGCTCAGTGACCCTGATGCCACTGTGGTTCCAGACAGTACTCGTGCAGGCCTGGGTATACTGCCACCATCACGAGATGTACTTCTCAGATACAGAAGGAAAACTAACCAACAGTTATGA